In the Malania oleifera isolate guangnan ecotype guangnan chromosome 1, ASM2987363v1, whole genome shotgun sequence genome, one interval contains:
- the LOC131155585 gene encoding uncharacterized protein LOC131155585 yields MAVQSKSSSSWLLSLKVLLVSMAVLFVAVALKVSVPVISEFAVNEVPLIWRLVLSWFRPPYLYLVINCIIITIVASSKFQSNTDSQQEAPAVEAIKGPGGMRTDYSVAYGSVVGNAVETVEYKMAVPEAEYSRVGEDTPVSETKTTVNDASEVSSGADLASLRSSGTPQKKDSAAEDSFSTEKPLVSARFGHRKSVKASPEGGKALRVSKPKRQDTLESTWKTITDGRPMPLARHLKKSDTWETHGRHGSGNAAETPDQMKKSETFNDRSTANSALTRSPGSGKLRREPSLSQDELNRRVEAFIKKFNEEMRLQRQESLNQYHGMISRGAH; encoded by the exons ATGGCTGTGCAATCGAAAAGTTCAAGCAGCTGGCTATTGTCTCTCAAAGTTCTGCTGGTATCCATGGCTGTTTTATTTGTGGCTGTGGCTTTGAAGGTCTCGGTTCCGGTGATTTCAGAGTTCGCGGTCAATGAAGTTCCGCTGATATGGAGGTTGGTTCTCTCGTGGTTCCGGCCTCCTTATCTCTACCTCGttatcaactgtataatcatcACGATCGTCGCGTCTTCGAAGTTTCAAAGCAATACGGACAGTCAGCAGGAAGCGCCGGCGGTGGAGGCCATCAAGGGTCCCGGAGGCATGCGGACGGATTATTCCGTGGCGTACGGCAGCGTTGTCGGGAATGCAGTGGAAACAGTGGAGTATAAAATGGCAGTGCCTGAGGCTGAGTACAGCCGCGTCGGAGAAGATACACCAGTTTCGGAGACGAAAACTACGGTGAATGATGCTTCGGAGGTGAGCAGCGGTGCCGACCTTGCTAGCTTGAGGTCTTCGGGAACCCCGCAGAAGAAGGATTCTGCTGCGGAAGATTCGTTTTCCACCGAGAAGCCGCTCGTTTCTGCGAGGTTCGGTCACCGCAAATCGGTCAAAGCCAGTCCTGAGG GTGGGAAGGCGTTGAGAGTTTCCAAGCCGAAACGGCAGGACACGCTGGAGAGCACGTGGAAGACGATAACGGACGGCCGTCCCATGCCGTTAGCTCGCCACTTGAAGAAGTCCGACACGTGGGAGACGCACGGGCGCCACGGCAGCGGCAATGCGGCGGAGACGCCCGATCAGATGAAGAAATCGGAGACGTTCAACGACCGCAGCACTGCCAACTCGGCGCTGACTCGGTCCCCCGGCTCGGGGAAGCTCAGGAGAGAACCGTCGCTGAGTCAGGACGAGTTGAACCGGCGAGTCGAGGCATTCATCAAGAAGTTCAACGAGGAAATGAGGCTCCAGCGGCAGGAGTCTCTGAACCAGTACCACGGGATGATAAGCCGGGGTGCCCATTGA